The Octadecabacter arcticus 238 genome contains a region encoding:
- a CDS encoding glutathione S-transferase N-terminal domain-containing protein — translation MIDLYYWPTPNGWKVTIALEEMGLPYRVNLINIGAGDQFKPGFLAIAPNKRMPAITDPHGPDGAPISMFESGAILQYLARKTGQFGGSTERDRIFVDQWLMWQMGGLGPMAGQAHHFLKYALNMDPPQDIAYAQDRYRCETARLYGILDRQLANHEFVAGDFYSIADMSIWGWASLWEGQQQTLDDKPNLKRWLDTVTARTGVQKGRAVAAEKRGDYKGDKTAQDTLFKRS, via the coding sequence ATGATTGATCTCTATTACTGGCCCACGCCCAACGGCTGGAAAGTCACCATCGCACTTGAAGAAATGGGCCTGCCCTACCGCGTCAATCTGATTAATATCGGTGCGGGTGATCAGTTCAAACCGGGCTTTCTGGCCATTGCCCCCAACAAACGCATGCCCGCCATCACCGATCCACACGGGCCTGACGGTGCACCGATTTCGATGTTTGAATCCGGCGCTATCCTGCAATACCTCGCACGCAAAACTGGTCAATTTGGCGGTTCCACTGAAAGGGACCGCATTTTTGTTGATCAATGGTTGATGTGGCAAATGGGCGGCCTTGGGCCGATGGCCGGACAGGCACACCATTTCCTGAAATACGCCCTGAACATGGATCCGCCGCAAGACATTGCTTATGCTCAAGACCGCTACCGCTGTGAAACGGCAAGACTTTATGGAATTTTGGATCGCCAACTTGCTAATCATGAATTTGTCGCAGGTGATTTCTATTCCATTGCCGATATGTCGATCTGGGGCTGGGCGTCGCTTTGGGAAGGTCAGCAACAAACACTGGATGACAAACCCAATCTGAAACGCTGGCTGGATACCGTCACCGCCCGCACGGGCGTGCAGAAAGGGCGCGCAGTCGCGGCCGAAAAACGCGGCGATTACAAAGGCGATAAAACAGCGCAGGACACACTTTTTAAGCGCAGCTAA
- the tnpA gene encoding IS200/IS605 family transposase → MAGDDVRGKKPNSQRQIHTKFYHRFHVVWTTKYRYKVMRGEMRERIREIIIQTCQELGVHIEKGVLSTDHVHMFISVPPQIALSKVMMRIKGRSSYKIQREFPELRKRYWGQRFWARGFFSTTSGNVTDAVILQYLELPSKREPTGVSR, encoded by the coding sequence ATGGCTGGTGATGATGTGCGCGGCAAGAAACCAAATTCGCAACGGCAAATCCATACCAAATTTTATCACCGATTTCACGTCGTCTGGACAACAAAATACCGATACAAAGTTATGCGCGGTGAGATGCGTGAGCGTATCCGTGAAATCATTATCCAAACATGCCAAGAACTTGGCGTGCATATTGAGAAGGGCGTATTGTCGACCGATCACGTCCACATGTTCATATCGGTCCCGCCTCAAATAGCTTTGTCAAAGGTGATGATGCGGATCAAGGGACGCTCGTCTTATAAGATACAGCGCGAGTTTCCCGAACTGCGCAAACGGTACTGGGGCCAGCGGTTTTGGGCTCGCGGATTTTTCTCAACAACCAGCGGCAATGTCACTGACGCTGTCATACTTCAGTATCTTGAATTACCTTCAAAAAGGGAACCTACCGGCGTCAGCCGTTAG
- a CDS encoding PilZ domain-containing protein produces the protein MTQQSGEEPARRYATNYPIAIRHGATEHKCVVSNISETGACVVGMNDIAINEQVELLHNNDRTSAKVCWVRVGKIGLIFDQNLSAGALDRIRYSLRKSTRPRPPQRATFTELR, from the coding sequence ATAACTCAACAAAGCGGAGAAGAGCCAGCGCGGCGATATGCAACGAACTATCCGATCGCCATTCGCCATGGCGCCACAGAACATAAATGTGTCGTGTCCAATATCAGTGAAACCGGGGCCTGTGTTGTCGGCATGAATGACATCGCGATCAACGAACAGGTTGAATTATTGCACAATAACGACCGCACATCCGCCAAGGTTTGCTGGGTCAGAGTTGGCAAAATTGGTTTGATTTTTGATCAAAATCTGTCGGCCGGCGCATTGGACCGCATCCGGTATTCGTTGCGTAAATCAACCCGCCCGCGCCCGCCACAACGCGCAACTTTCACCGAATTGCGCTAG